A single genomic interval of Peribacillus sp. FSL H8-0477 harbors:
- the xerD gene encoding site-specific tyrosine recombinase XerD codes for MIDHIRDFIHFLTVEKGLAKNTLISYERDLKSYFAYMKNVEQLNTWNEVRRASIIQFLARLKDQGKSPKTLARHIASLRSFHQFLIREKITDQDPTIHIESPKQERSLPKVLSMEEVEALLEAPKLTNEYGYRDKAMLELLYATGMRVSELINLDMSDIHATMGFVRCIGKGNKERIIPIGHTALEAIEEYLLNGRVKLQSVHKTDSLFLNHHGNRLTRQGFWKILKKLSKDARIEKELTPHTLRHSFATHLLTNGADLRAVQEMLGHADISTTQIYTHVSNVRLKDVYKKFHPRA; via the coding sequence ATGATAGATCATATAAGAGATTTTATCCACTTTCTAACAGTCGAGAAGGGCTTGGCAAAAAACACGCTCATCTCATATGAGCGGGATTTAAAATCATATTTTGCTTATATGAAGAATGTTGAACAGCTGAATACCTGGAATGAAGTCCGTCGGGCCTCAATCATTCAATTCCTAGCAAGATTAAAGGATCAGGGAAAATCACCAAAGACACTGGCTCGTCACATTGCTTCATTGCGGTCTTTTCATCAGTTTCTTATCCGTGAAAAGATTACTGACCAAGATCCTACCATACATATAGAATCACCTAAACAGGAAAGAAGCCTTCCAAAAGTTCTTAGTATGGAAGAAGTGGAAGCCTTGCTCGAAGCTCCGAAACTTACGAATGAGTATGGATATAGGGATAAAGCTATGCTTGAACTCCTTTATGCCACAGGCATGCGTGTGAGTGAATTAATCAATTTAGATATGAGTGATATTCATGCGACAATGGGATTTGTCCGTTGTATAGGTAAGGGAAATAAAGAACGGATTATTCCAATTGGGCATACAGCACTCGAAGCAATTGAGGAATATTTACTTAATGGACGAGTTAAGTTACAAAGTGTGCATAAAACAGATTCGCTTTTCTTAAATCATCATGGAAATCGGTTAACGAGACAAGGATTCTGGAAAATACTTAAAAAACTTTCTAAGGATGCTCGTATAGAGAAAGAGTTGACTCCGCATACCTTGCGTCATTCTTTTGCTACTCATTTGTTAACCAATGGAGCGGATTTACGCGCCGTACAGGAAATGTTAGGTCATGCTGATATCTCAACCACACAAATTTATACCCATGTATCCAATGTTCGGTTAAAGGATGTGTACAAGAAGTTTCATCCTCGTGCCTGA
- a CDS encoding YqzK family protein, which produces MKTSVNLFFQIMKVLLLFVCFTVLFYLGMVWLNQEYEGYQRYSEPKGAAIKVMKAGDSEEETWLSRLMLLYLDGE; this is translated from the coding sequence ATGAAAACCTCGGTTAATTTATTTTTTCAAATTATGAAGGTTTTGTTACTTTTTGTGTGCTTTACTGTTCTTTTTTATTTAGGAATGGTATGGTTAAATCAGGAATATGAAGGGTACCAGCGTTATAGCGAACCTAAAGGTGCAGCAATAAAAGTGATGAAGGCTGGGGATTCTGAAGAAGAAACCTGGCTGAGCAGATTGATGTTGCTTTATTTAGACGGGGAGTAA
- the fur gene encoding ferric iron uptake transcriptional regulator produces MENRIERIKKQLHSSSYKLTPQREATVRVLLEHEEDHLSAEDVYLLVKEKSPEIGLATVYRTLELLTELKIVDKINFGDGVSRYDLRQEGAAHFHHHLVCVECGAVDEIQDDLLEDVEAIVERDWNFKIKDHRLTFHGICHRCHDKPDIESESDTE; encoded by the coding sequence ATGGAAAATAGAATTGAGAGAATTAAAAAGCAGTTGCACTCGTCCAGTTATAAACTAACACCCCAGCGAGAAGCGACCGTCCGCGTCTTACTTGAACACGAAGAGGATCATTTAAGCGCTGAAGACGTTTACCTCTTGGTCAAAGAAAAGTCGCCGGAGATTGGTTTAGCAACTGTATACCGGACTTTAGAACTGTTAACTGAATTGAAAATTGTTGATAAAATTAACTTTGGTGATGGAGTATCCCGTTATGATTTAAGACAAGAAGGAGCAGCTCATTTTCACCACCATCTTGTTTGTGTTGAGTGTGGAGCTGTGGATGAAATTCAAGACGATTTACTTGAAGATGTCGAAGCGATAGTTGAACGTGATTGGAACTTCAAGATAAAAGATCATAGATTGACCTTTCATGGCATTTGCCATAGATGTCACGATAAACCGGATATTGAATCAGAATCGGATACTGAATAA
- the spoIIM gene encoding stage II sporulation protein M, which translates to MKKKTAAKFAVKHVTDHSSLYLFITVLFLMGVIFGAILVNSLSFTQKEDLFYYLSQFFGQVSENNMASSQDMFVQSAAHNIKYIALIWILGISVIGLPVILILLFLKGVVVGFTVGFLVNQMGWSGFLLSFVSILPQNIFIVPVFIVIAAMAVSLSIKMTRRIFLKQSREPLKPFVYRYMYSFITAVLFLVAAGAIEAYLSPPLMKSVVSLLSK; encoded by the coding sequence ATGAAGAAAAAAACTGCAGCCAAATTCGCCGTAAAACATGTAACTGATCATTCCTCACTTTATCTGTTCATTACCGTCCTCTTTTTAATGGGGGTAATCTTTGGGGCAATTCTAGTGAATAGTCTTAGTTTTACTCAAAAAGAAGATTTGTTTTATTATTTATCTCAATTTTTCGGACAAGTTTCGGAAAACAATATGGCCAGCAGCCAAGATATGTTCGTACAGAGTGCGGCTCATAATATAAAGTATATTGCTTTAATCTGGATTCTAGGTATTTCAGTCATTGGGCTGCCGGTTATCCTCATTCTTTTATTCTTAAAAGGTGTAGTGGTCGGGTTTACGGTGGGATTCTTAGTGAATCAAATGGGATGGAGCGGATTTTTGTTATCATTCGTTTCGATTCTTCCTCAAAACATTTTCATTGTTCCTGTCTTTATCGTTATTGCTGCAATGGCGGTTTCCTTATCAATAAAAATGACCCGCCGAATTTTTTTGAAGCAGTCTAGGGAACCACTAAAGCCGTTTGTTTACCGGTACATGTATTCTTTTATTACTGCTGTTTTATTTTTGGTTGCAGCTGGAGCGATTGAAGCTTATCTGTCACCTCCACTTATGAAAAGTGTTGTTAGTCTTCTAAGTAAATAA
- a CDS encoding GNAT family N-acetyltransferase, whose amino-acid sequence MNAILKEFPEVIESDRIYLRPCRREDSFAVHAAIHASQQELKQWLAFAKTLATIEETAENLIQSQADFILRKDLRFLIFRKEDDVFIGSTGLHRINWDIPKFEIGYWIDTQYSKQGYITESTKALTNFAFEQLGAKRIEIRCDSKNTESRRIPEKLGFSLEGILRSDSLAVDGSVRDTCIFAKTTAGS is encoded by the coding sequence ATGAATGCCATTTTAAAAGAATTTCCAGAAGTAATTGAATCGGATCGAATCTATCTTCGTCCATGCCGGCGTGAAGACAGCTTCGCCGTCCATGCAGCAATCCACGCATCACAGCAGGAATTAAAGCAATGGCTTGCATTTGCCAAAACCCTAGCGACCATTGAAGAAACTGCCGAGAATCTTATTCAGTCACAAGCGGATTTTATCCTGCGCAAAGATTTGCGCTTCCTTATCTTTCGCAAAGAAGATGATGTGTTTATCGGATCAACCGGTCTTCACCGCATCAATTGGGACATCCCTAAATTTGAAATAGGCTACTGGATTGACACCCAATATAGTAAGCAGGGCTATATCACAGAATCTACAAAGGCACTGACCAATTTTGCTTTTGAACAGTTAGGCGCCAAACGAATTGAAATCCGCTGCGATTCAAAAAACACAGAAAGTCGTCGGATCCCCGAGAAATTAGGTTTTTCCCTTGAAGGTATCCTCCGCTCTGACAGTCTAGCTGTAGATGGATCCGTTCGTGATACATGTATTTTTGCAAAAACAACCGCAGGCAGTTAA
- a CDS encoding endonuclease Q family protein yields the protein MLKDYYVDLHIHIGRTHRGRAVKITGARSLTLRNVLKTASERKGLDMVGIIDCHSPEVIEELELLIDKEEMVELEEGGLKFGQTVLILGSEIEIYDQYCQGPIHVLVYMPTLDAMKELSVWMSNYMKNIHLSSQRIYCEGITLQEKTKELGGLFIPAHVFTPFKSLYGKGVEFSLTEVFNPNLIDGIELGLSSDTTMAREIIELDPYVFLTNSDAHSLAKIAREYQKMELKQPSFFELEKALKEIEGRKIAVNYGLNPELGKYHQTVCSKCLQPGAVGSPCSSCGSKSIINGVANRIKEIAGLSLEKSHRNRPTYVHQVPLDFIPGLGPKTFERLLAVFGTEMNILHKVTLNELQQVVPEKTAVFIDLARKGLLTFTAGGGGKYGKIKST from the coding sequence ATGCTGAAGGACTATTACGTCGATCTTCATATTCATATTGGCAGGACACATCGGGGAAGAGCGGTGAAAATTACAGGAGCTCGTTCACTGACACTCCGTAATGTTTTAAAAACGGCTAGTGAGCGGAAGGGTCTCGATATGGTAGGGATTATTGACTGCCATTCTCCTGAAGTCATCGAAGAACTAGAGCTGCTCATTGATAAAGAAGAGATGGTAGAGCTTGAAGAGGGCGGTTTAAAATTTGGACAAACGGTATTGATTCTTGGTTCAGAGATAGAAATCTATGACCAGTACTGCCAAGGTCCAATTCATGTTCTTGTTTATATGCCTACATTAGACGCAATGAAGGAATTATCCGTTTGGATGAGCAACTATATGAAAAATATTCATTTGAGTTCACAGAGGATTTATTGTGAGGGCATCACGCTGCAGGAAAAAACAAAAGAGCTGGGCGGGCTTTTCATTCCAGCACATGTATTTACCCCATTTAAAAGTTTATATGGGAAAGGTGTCGAATTCAGCCTTACTGAAGTGTTTAATCCGAACCTAATTGATGGGATTGAATTAGGATTAAGTTCTGATACGACTATGGCCCGGGAAATTATTGAGTTGGATCCCTATGTTTTTCTAACGAATTCTGACGCACATTCACTAGCGAAAATTGCCAGAGAATATCAAAAGATGGAGTTGAAGCAGCCAAGCTTTTTTGAATTAGAAAAGGCCTTAAAGGAAATAGAGGGACGGAAAATTGCGGTTAATTACGGGTTAAATCCTGAACTGGGAAAATACCATCAAACGGTCTGCAGTAAATGCTTGCAGCCGGGAGCTGTGGGTTCACCGTGTTCGTCCTGTGGAAGTAAGAGCATTATTAATGGTGTGGCGAATCGAATAAAAGAAATCGCGGGTTTATCATTGGAAAAATCACATCGGAATCGCCCAACTTATGTGCATCAAGTCCCACTCGATTTTATTCCAGGACTTGGTCCAAAAACGTTCGAACGACTGCTTGCAGTATTTGGTACGGAAATGAATATTCTTCATAAAGTAACGCTAAATGAGTTACAGCAAGTCGTTCCAGAAAAAACAGCCGTTTTTATTGATCTCGCCAGAAAAGGCCTTTTGACCTTTACAGCCGGGGGCGGCGGTAAATATGGAAAAATTAAATCAACATAA
- a CDS encoding NUDIX hydrolase — protein MKKFEEKTVSSDMLFKGRVISLQVDEVELPNGKRGKREIIKHPGAVAVIAITDEGKMIMVEQYRKAMERSLVEIPAGKLEPGEEPLRSAERELEEETGYESAEMKHLISFYTSPGFADELVHLFVATGLAKKENPAACDEDEFVELIELTVEEAQRFIEEGKIADAKTAYAVQYLQLKKALEH, from the coding sequence ATGAAAAAGTTTGAAGAAAAAACAGTGTCGAGTGACATGCTTTTTAAAGGAAGAGTGATTAGTCTTCAGGTTGATGAAGTGGAACTGCCAAACGGAAAAAGGGGTAAACGGGAAATAATCAAGCACCCCGGAGCAGTCGCCGTCATTGCGATTACTGATGAAGGAAAAATGATTATGGTTGAGCAATATCGAAAGGCGATGGAGAGGAGTCTCGTTGAGATCCCTGCAGGGAAATTGGAACCGGGAGAGGAACCACTTCGGAGTGCTGAAAGAGAATTAGAGGAAGAAACTGGGTATGAAAGTGCCGAAATGAAGCATTTAATCTCTTTCTATACATCACCAGGTTTTGCTGATGAATTGGTCCATTTGTTTGTAGCAACGGGTTTGGCTAAAAAGGAAAATCCAGCGGCCTGTGATGAGGATGAGTTTGTTGAACTCATTGAGCTTACGGTTGAAGAAGCCCAGCGGTTTATTGAGGAAGGAAAAATTGCAGATGCGAAAACCGCTTATGCTGTGCAGTATTTACAGCTGAAAAAAGCGTTAGAACACTAA
- the mciZ gene encoding Z-ring formation inhibitor MciZ — MKVYVLEKSIVLSGKCWEVQQKLKEYQKHYYYVHDWITAIHSNKEK, encoded by the coding sequence ATGAAGGTGTATGTCTTAGAAAAAAGCATTGTCCTGTCGGGAAAGTGTTGGGAAGTACAGCAAAAGCTGAAGGAATATCAGAAACATTATTACTATGTCCATGACTGGATAACTGCAATTCATTCAAACAAAGAAAAATAA
- a CDS encoding DUF559 domain-containing protein translates to MFNSSKIFRWGKIHDFMDKNKIKQPTDHAILLGGELISQGHKVIFECPISNMHTDLYVPTLNEKIFIEVVGDIRTKEQLIKDRNRDAFLSCEGFTVLRFNNEKIENYVQDQINKYFLGINAFEKHLNYWRLNGIPKILTKKEEQMQGTRNAILDLKAT, encoded by the coding sequence ATGTTTAATTCATCAAAGATTTTTAGATGGGGAAAAATTCACGATTTCATGGATAAAAATAAGATTAAACAACCCACCGATCATGCGATACTTCTAGGTGGGGAACTAATAAGTCAAGGTCATAAAGTGATATTTGAATGTCCAATTAGTAATATGCATACTGACTTATATGTCCCCACCTTGAATGAAAAAATTTTCATTGAAGTTGTCGGTGATATTAGGACTAAAGAACAATTAATTAAAGATCGGAATCGTGATGCATTTTTATCGTGTGAAGGATTCACTGTACTTCGATTCAACAATGAAAAGATTGAGAATTATGTTCAAGATCAAATTAACAAGTATTTTCTCGGAATCAATGCGTTCGAAAAACACTTAAATTATTGGCGGTTGAATGGAATTCCCAAAATACTAACAAAAAAAGAAGAACAAATGCAAGGTACCAGAAATGCGATTCTAGATTTAAAAGCTACTTGA